Proteins co-encoded in one Aspergillus fumigatus Af293 chromosome 6, whole genome shotgun sequence genomic window:
- a CDS encoding DUF3431 domain-containing protein, whose product MKQTSVQQTDSMSRIRLSRWPARRTTVTTCTAVICLWLFTLMLYRRGDLALEPGELEQNHCSITQQLADITKTYSSNSTIALVLAATESEDLTWLRDYCRDHDVIPFIYTTDRKPVPHLLVPHTTRGREAAAYLSYVVDFYDQLPPYTIFIHSNQDQWHNDLFGPKTNVALRNLRFEAIAAQGYVNLRCEHEPGCPTNVHPWSPTQIDIDKKDIRAYFPQVYQTLFGVGKERVPEHIGNICCAQFAVSRERILQRPKRDYERMLAWAAETDLTDSFGVGWVFEKVWHVVFGMEDIYCPRFEQCRCDVYGWCGPLANGETLQAVRVKS is encoded by the exons ATGAAGCAGACATCTGTGCAGCAGACAGATTCAATGTCAAGAATACGGCTGTCTAGATGGCCGGCCCGCCGGACAACAGTCACAACTTGCACAGCGGTTATCTGTCTCTGGCTCTTCACCTTGATGTTGTATCGACGGGGAGATCTCGCGCTGGAGCCTGGTG AACTCGAGCAAAACCACTGTTCCATCACGCAGCAACTCGCCGACATCACTAAAACATACTCATCCAACAGCACTATCGCCCTGGTGCTAGCCGCGACAGAATCGGAAGATCTGACCTGGCTGCGGGATTACTGCCGTGACCA CGACGTCATCCCCTTCATCTACACCACCGACCGCAAACCCGTTCCGCACCTCCTCGTCCCCCACACCACCCGCGGCCGCGAAGCAGCCGCCTACCTCTCCTACGTCGTCGACTTCTACGACCAACTTCCCCCTTacaccatcttcatccactCCAATCAAGACCAATGGCACAACGACCTCTTTGGCCCCAAAACCAACGTCGCGCTGCGCAATCTCCGCTTTGAGGCCATCGCTGCACAGGGCTACGTCAACCTCCGCTGCGAACACGAACCAGGCTGCCCAACAAATGTGCACCCCTGGTCCCCAACGCAGATTGATATCGATAAGAAGGATATCCGCGCGTACTTTCCCCAGGTGTACCAGACGCTGTTTGGGGTTGGCAAGGAGCGTGTCCCCGAGCATATTGGGAATATCTGTTGCGCGCAGTTTGCCGTCAGCAGGGAACGGATCCTGCAGCGCCCGAAGCGGGACTATGAACGGATGCTGGCATGGGCGGCGGAGACGGACCTGACGGATAGCTTTGGGGTCGGGTGGGTGTTTGAGAAAGTCTGGCATGTGGTGTTTGGCATGGAGGATATCTATTGTCCGCGCTTTGAGCAGTGTCGGTGTGATGTGTATGGATGGTGTGGGCCGTTGGCCAATGGGGAGACACTGCAGGCAGTGAGGGTGAAGTCCTAG
- the aspf28 gene encoding thioredoxin family protein, which yields MLNCTAYSSTHHIGVFPSNSRTHLLLHHSSVSIMDYTRIILALAVYIAIRLIYNRFFSSPAATMSHGKVIAVDNPVIYKALTSSGPVVVDFFATWCGPCRAVAPKVGELSEKYSNVRFIQVDVDKVRSVAQEMNIRAMPTFVLYKDGQPLEKRVVGGNVRELEEMIKSISA from the exons ATGCTGAATTGCACTGCTTACTCATCAACACATCACATCGGCGTCTTTCCCTCTAATTCACGGACCCATCTTTTGCTTCACCACTCCTCTGTCAGCATCATGGATTACACCCGCATTATCCTCGCTCTCGCTGTCTACATCG CAATCCGCCTCATCTACAAccgtttcttctccagccCCGCCGCAACCATGTCCCATGGCAAAGTTATAGCTGTCGATAA TCCCGTCATCTACAAAGCGCTTACCTCGTCCGGCCCTGTCGTCGTCGATTTCTTCGCCACGTGGTGCGGTCCTTGCCGGGCGGTAGCGCCTAAGGTGGGAGAGCTTAGCGAGAAGTACTCCAATGTGCGATTTATCCAGGTCGATGTCGATAAGGTGCGCTCTGTGGCGCAGGAGATGAATATCCGGGCGATGCCGACGTTTGTGCTGTATAAGGATGGTCAGCCTCTGGAGAAGAGGGTTGTTGGTGGGAATGTGAgggagttggaggagatgattAAGAGTATTTCTGCTTAA